A genomic stretch from Tribolium castaneum strain GA2 chromosome 6, icTriCast1.1, whole genome shotgun sequence includes:
- the shep gene encoding protein alan shepard isoform X7, which produces MAVRMDSTQTPNRKINYKVTNSNGGGGGARTASFGGVKGGGGGGAPMATQHQTTGAYRQWGGVGGGHQHGHPTTGSTTYYQRYPVSQTATAASTPASAVTQQQQQQASYTPSTTTTYNSSNSYGNQRVPTATSPSNTSSSSSHTGSQSGTVSTSVSNNMPNNTNSSPNSSSGSEQLSKTNLYIRGLNPTTTDKDLVNMCQQFGTIISTKAILDKTTNKCKGYGFVDFESPSAAEGAVKALTANNIQAQMAKVGIWYHQRRQATQQEQDPTNLYIANLPSHFKESDLDNLLSKYGQVISTRILRDSMGISKGVGFARMENKDKCEQIITIFNGNTLTGCKEPLLVKFADGGNKKKNMYKNNENAKMWRDGTEGMAVAGYDPNTLAQNGVAAQHMIPAAISNFRAPYGQYAGYAPGAQWVPQYVMPAPMPTVDDSYNIPGHMAPYKSDGQGPRGIPMMLPSPEAAVQYANVIPQAVIEE; this is translated from the exons ATGGCCGTTCGTATGGATAGCACCCAGACACCTAATAGGAAAATCAACTATAAAGTCACG AATAGTAACGGAGGCGGCGGCGGAGCGAGGACAGCGTCGTTCGGCGGCGTGAAGGGCGGCGGTGGTGGCGGTGCGCCCATGGCCACCCAGCACCAAACAACGGGGGCCTACCGCCAGTGGGGCGGCGTCGGCGGCGGCCACCAGCACGGCCATCCAACAACAGGAAGCACCACTTACTACCAGAGATATCCGGTGAGTCAAACGGCGACCGCAGCTTCGACGCCGGCTTCGGCCGTCACACAACAGCAACAACAGCAGGCCTCCTACACACCTTCAACCACCACCACCTACAATTCGTCGAATTCG TACGGAAATCAGAGAGTGCCAACGGCCACGTCGCCATCGAACACGAGTAGCTCTAGTAGCCACACGGGCAGTCAAAGCGGCACTGTATCCACTTCTGTTAGTAACAACATGCCCAACAATACGAACTCATCGCCAAACAGTTCTTCCGGGTCAGAACAACTCTCCAAAACGAATTTGTACATAAGAGGACTGAATCCGACCACCACTGACAAGGATCTTGTCAACATGTGCCAGCA gttcGGTACCATTATATCCACCAAAGCCATATTGGACAAGACGACAAATAAATGTAAAG GTTATGGATTTGTTGATTTTGAAAGTCCGTCAGCAGCAGAGGGTGCAGTCAAGGCTCTTACTGCAAATAACATTCAGGCTCAAATGGCGAAAGTGGGTATATGGTATCATCAGCGTAGACAAGCCACT CAACAAGAGCAAGACCCCACAAATTTGTACATAGCTAATCTGCCCTCTCATTTTAAAGAATCAGACTTGGACAATCTGTTGTCGAAATACGGTCAAGTGATATCGACGAGGATTCTTCGCGATTCGATGGGAATTTCGAAAGGTGTCGGTTTTGCACGCATGGAAAACAAAGATAAATGCGAGCAAATTATAACGATATTTAATGGAAATACGTTGACCGGTTGTAAAGAACCCCTTTTGGTCAAGTTTGCCGACGGTGGTAACAAGAAGAAAAATATGTATAAGAATAACGAAAATGCGAAAATGTGGCGCGATGGGACTGAAGGAATGGCCGTTGCTGGATATGATCCTAATACGTTGGCGCAAAACGGCGTCGCGGCGCAACATATGATACCGGCGGCTATATCGAACTTTAGGGCACCCTACGGACAG TACGCCGGCTACGCCCCCGGTGCCCAGTGGGTGCCCCAATACGTAATGCCGGCCCCAATGCCCACCGTGGACGACAGCTACAACATCCCTGGCCATATGGCGCCGTACAAGAGCGACGGTCAAGGTCCTCGAGGCATCCCAATGATGTTACCGTCACCGGAGGCGGCCGTTCAGTACGCCAACGTCATACCTCAg
- the shep gene encoding protein alan shepard isoform X2: protein MAVRMDSTQTPNRKINYKVTNSNGGGGGARTASFGGVKGGGGGGAPMATQHQTTGAYRQWGGVGGGHQHGHPTTGSTTYYQRYPVSQTATAASTPASAVTQQQQQQASYTPSTTTTYNSSNSYGNQRVPTATSPSNTSSSSSHTGSQSGTVSTSVSNNMPNNTNSSPNSSSGSEQLSKTNLYIRGLNPTTTDKDLVNMCQQFGTIISTKAILDKTTNKCKGYGFVDFESPSAAEGAVKALTANNIQAQMAKVGIWYHQRRQATQQEQDPTNLYIANLPSHFKESDLDNLLSKYGQVISTRILRDSMGISKGVGFARMENKDKCEQIITIFNGNTLTGCKEPLLVKFADGGNKKKNMYKNNENAKMWRDGTEGMAVAGYDPNTLAQNGVAAQHMIPAAISNFRAPYGQYAGYAPGAQWVPQYVMPAPMPTVDDSYNIPGHMAPYKSDGQGPRGIPMMLPSPEAAVQYANVIPQLTAQMQAMQLGTGSYISQPYSYYPSHVIHTVPMGDSEHTSNAASPEDPYQAYPPAPPK from the exons ATGGCCGTTCGTATGGATAGCACCCAGACACCTAATAGGAAAATCAACTATAAAGTCACG AATAGTAACGGAGGCGGCGGCGGAGCGAGGACAGCGTCGTTCGGCGGCGTGAAGGGCGGCGGTGGTGGCGGTGCGCCCATGGCCACCCAGCACCAAACAACGGGGGCCTACCGCCAGTGGGGCGGCGTCGGCGGCGGCCACCAGCACGGCCATCCAACAACAGGAAGCACCACTTACTACCAGAGATATCCGGTGAGTCAAACGGCGACCGCAGCTTCGACGCCGGCTTCGGCCGTCACACAACAGCAACAACAGCAGGCCTCCTACACACCTTCAACCACCACCACCTACAATTCGTCGAATTCG TACGGAAATCAGAGAGTGCCAACGGCCACGTCGCCATCGAACACGAGTAGCTCTAGTAGCCACACGGGCAGTCAAAGCGGCACTGTATCCACTTCTGTTAGTAACAACATGCCCAACAATACGAACTCATCGCCAAACAGTTCTTCCGGGTCAGAACAACTCTCCAAAACGAATTTGTACATAAGAGGACTGAATCCGACCACCACTGACAAGGATCTTGTCAACATGTGCCAGCA gttcGGTACCATTATATCCACCAAAGCCATATTGGACAAGACGACAAATAAATGTAAAG GTTATGGATTTGTTGATTTTGAAAGTCCGTCAGCAGCAGAGGGTGCAGTCAAGGCTCTTACTGCAAATAACATTCAGGCTCAAATGGCGAAAGTGGGTATATGGTATCATCAGCGTAGACAAGCCACT CAACAAGAGCAAGACCCCACAAATTTGTACATAGCTAATCTGCCCTCTCATTTTAAAGAATCAGACTTGGACAATCTGTTGTCGAAATACGGTCAAGTGATATCGACGAGGATTCTTCGCGATTCGATGGGAATTTCGAAAGGTGTCGGTTTTGCACGCATGGAAAACAAAGATAAATGCGAGCAAATTATAACGATATTTAATGGAAATACGTTGACCGGTTGTAAAGAACCCCTTTTGGTCAAGTTTGCCGACGGTGGTAACAAGAAGAAAAATATGTATAAGAATAACGAAAATGCGAAAATGTGGCGCGATGGGACTGAAGGAATGGCCGTTGCTGGATATGATCCTAATACGTTGGCGCAAAACGGCGTCGCGGCGCAACATATGATACCGGCGGCTATATCGAACTTTAGGGCACCCTACGGACAG TACGCCGGCTACGCCCCCGGTGCCCAGTGGGTGCCCCAATACGTAATGCCGGCCCCAATGCCCACCGTGGACGACAGCTACAACATCCCTGGCCATATGGCGCCGTACAAGAGCGACGGTCAAGGTCCTCGAGGCATCCCAATGATGTTACCGTCACCGGAGGCGGCCGTTCAGTACGCCAACGTCATACCTCAg TTGACTGCTCAAATGCAGGCCATGCAATTAGGCACCGGTTCATACATCTCACAACCATACTCGTACTATCCGTCACATGTCATCCATACCGTACCAATGGGTGACTCCGAACACACATCTAATGCGGCTAGTCCCGAAGATCCATATCAGGCATACCCGCCTGCACCACCTAaataa
- the shep gene encoding protein alan shepard isoform X4, producing the protein MAVRMDSTQTPNRKINYKVTNSNGGGGGARTASFGGVKGGGGGGAPMATQHQTTGAYRQWGGVGGGHQHGHPTTGSTTYYQRYPVSQTATAASTPASAVTQQQQQQASYTPSTTTTYNSSNSYGNQRVPTATSPSNTSSSSSHTGSQSGTVSTSVSNNMPNNTNSSPNSSSGSEQLSKTNLYIRGLNPTTTDKDLVNMCQQFGTIISTKAILDKTTNKCKGYGFVDFESPSAAEGAVKALTANNIQAQMAKQQEQDPTNLYIANLPSHFKESDLDNLLSKYGQVISTRILRDSMGISKGVGFARMENKDKCEQIITIFNGNTLTGCKEPLLVKFADGGNKKKNMYKNNENAKMWRDGTEGMAVAGYDPNTLAQNGVAAQHMIPAAISNFRAPYGQYAGYAPGAQWVPQYVMPAPMPTVDDSYNIPGHMAPYKSDGQGPRGIPMMLPSPEAAVQYANVIPQDMIYLQLTAQMQAMQLGTGSYISQPYSYYPSHVIHTVPMGDSEHTSNAASPEDPYQAYPPAPPK; encoded by the exons ATGGCCGTTCGTATGGATAGCACCCAGACACCTAATAGGAAAATCAACTATAAAGTCACG AATAGTAACGGAGGCGGCGGCGGAGCGAGGACAGCGTCGTTCGGCGGCGTGAAGGGCGGCGGTGGTGGCGGTGCGCCCATGGCCACCCAGCACCAAACAACGGGGGCCTACCGCCAGTGGGGCGGCGTCGGCGGCGGCCACCAGCACGGCCATCCAACAACAGGAAGCACCACTTACTACCAGAGATATCCGGTGAGTCAAACGGCGACCGCAGCTTCGACGCCGGCTTCGGCCGTCACACAACAGCAACAACAGCAGGCCTCCTACACACCTTCAACCACCACCACCTACAATTCGTCGAATTCG TACGGAAATCAGAGAGTGCCAACGGCCACGTCGCCATCGAACACGAGTAGCTCTAGTAGCCACACGGGCAGTCAAAGCGGCACTGTATCCACTTCTGTTAGTAACAACATGCCCAACAATACGAACTCATCGCCAAACAGTTCTTCCGGGTCAGAACAACTCTCCAAAACGAATTTGTACATAAGAGGACTGAATCCGACCACCACTGACAAGGATCTTGTCAACATGTGCCAGCA gttcGGTACCATTATATCCACCAAAGCCATATTGGACAAGACGACAAATAAATGTAAAG GTTATGGATTTGTTGATTTTGAAAGTCCGTCAGCAGCAGAGGGTGCAGTCAAGGCTCTTACTGCAAATAACATTCAGGCTCAAATGGCGAAA CAACAAGAGCAAGACCCCACAAATTTGTACATAGCTAATCTGCCCTCTCATTTTAAAGAATCAGACTTGGACAATCTGTTGTCGAAATACGGTCAAGTGATATCGACGAGGATTCTTCGCGATTCGATGGGAATTTCGAAAGGTGTCGGTTTTGCACGCATGGAAAACAAAGATAAATGCGAGCAAATTATAACGATATTTAATGGAAATACGTTGACCGGTTGTAAAGAACCCCTTTTGGTCAAGTTTGCCGACGGTGGTAACAAGAAGAAAAATATGTATAAGAATAACGAAAATGCGAAAATGTGGCGCGATGGGACTGAAGGAATGGCCGTTGCTGGATATGATCCTAATACGTTGGCGCAAAACGGCGTCGCGGCGCAACATATGATACCGGCGGCTATATCGAACTTTAGGGCACCCTACGGACAG TACGCCGGCTACGCCCCCGGTGCCCAGTGGGTGCCCCAATACGTAATGCCGGCCCCAATGCCCACCGTGGACGACAGCTACAACATCCCTGGCCATATGGCGCCGTACAAGAGCGACGGTCAAGGTCCTCGAGGCATCCCAATGATGTTACCGTCACCGGAGGCGGCCGTTCAGTACGCCAACGTCATACCTCAg GATATGATTTATTTGCAGTTGACTGCTCAAATGCAGGCCATGCAATTAGGCACCGGTTCATACATCTCACAACCATACTCGTACTATCCGTCACATGTCATCCATACCGTACCAATGGGTGACTCCGAACACACATCTAATGCGGCTAGTCCCGAAGATCCATATCAGGCATACCCGCCTGCACCACCTAaataa
- the shep gene encoding protein alan shepard isoform X1, with translation MAVRMDSTQTPNRKINYKVTNSNGGGGGARTASFGGVKGGGGGGAPMATQHQTTGAYRQWGGVGGGHQHGHPTTGSTTYYQRYPVSQTATAASTPASAVTQQQQQQASYTPSTTTTYNSSNSYGNQRVPTATSPSNTSSSSSHTGSQSGTVSTSVSNNMPNNTNSSPNSSSGSEQLSKTNLYIRGLNPTTTDKDLVNMCQQFGTIISTKAILDKTTNKCKGYGFVDFESPSAAEGAVKALTANNIQAQMAKVGIWYHQRRQATQQEQDPTNLYIANLPSHFKESDLDNLLSKYGQVISTRILRDSMGISKGVGFARMENKDKCEQIITIFNGNTLTGCKEPLLVKFADGGNKKKNMYKNNENAKMWRDGTEGMAVAGYDPNTLAQNGVAAQHMIPAAISNFRAPYGQYAGYAPGAQWVPQYVMPAPMPTVDDSYNIPGHMAPYKSDGQGPRGIPMMLPSPEAAVQYANVIPQDMIYLQLTAQMQAMQLGTGSYISQPYSYYPSHVIHTVPMGDSEHTSNAASPEDPYQAYPPAPPK, from the exons ATGGCCGTTCGTATGGATAGCACCCAGACACCTAATAGGAAAATCAACTATAAAGTCACG AATAGTAACGGAGGCGGCGGCGGAGCGAGGACAGCGTCGTTCGGCGGCGTGAAGGGCGGCGGTGGTGGCGGTGCGCCCATGGCCACCCAGCACCAAACAACGGGGGCCTACCGCCAGTGGGGCGGCGTCGGCGGCGGCCACCAGCACGGCCATCCAACAACAGGAAGCACCACTTACTACCAGAGATATCCGGTGAGTCAAACGGCGACCGCAGCTTCGACGCCGGCTTCGGCCGTCACACAACAGCAACAACAGCAGGCCTCCTACACACCTTCAACCACCACCACCTACAATTCGTCGAATTCG TACGGAAATCAGAGAGTGCCAACGGCCACGTCGCCATCGAACACGAGTAGCTCTAGTAGCCACACGGGCAGTCAAAGCGGCACTGTATCCACTTCTGTTAGTAACAACATGCCCAACAATACGAACTCATCGCCAAACAGTTCTTCCGGGTCAGAACAACTCTCCAAAACGAATTTGTACATAAGAGGACTGAATCCGACCACCACTGACAAGGATCTTGTCAACATGTGCCAGCA gttcGGTACCATTATATCCACCAAAGCCATATTGGACAAGACGACAAATAAATGTAAAG GTTATGGATTTGTTGATTTTGAAAGTCCGTCAGCAGCAGAGGGTGCAGTCAAGGCTCTTACTGCAAATAACATTCAGGCTCAAATGGCGAAAGTGGGTATATGGTATCATCAGCGTAGACAAGCCACT CAACAAGAGCAAGACCCCACAAATTTGTACATAGCTAATCTGCCCTCTCATTTTAAAGAATCAGACTTGGACAATCTGTTGTCGAAATACGGTCAAGTGATATCGACGAGGATTCTTCGCGATTCGATGGGAATTTCGAAAGGTGTCGGTTTTGCACGCATGGAAAACAAAGATAAATGCGAGCAAATTATAACGATATTTAATGGAAATACGTTGACCGGTTGTAAAGAACCCCTTTTGGTCAAGTTTGCCGACGGTGGTAACAAGAAGAAAAATATGTATAAGAATAACGAAAATGCGAAAATGTGGCGCGATGGGACTGAAGGAATGGCCGTTGCTGGATATGATCCTAATACGTTGGCGCAAAACGGCGTCGCGGCGCAACATATGATACCGGCGGCTATATCGAACTTTAGGGCACCCTACGGACAG TACGCCGGCTACGCCCCCGGTGCCCAGTGGGTGCCCCAATACGTAATGCCGGCCCCAATGCCCACCGTGGACGACAGCTACAACATCCCTGGCCATATGGCGCCGTACAAGAGCGACGGTCAAGGTCCTCGAGGCATCCCAATGATGTTACCGTCACCGGAGGCGGCCGTTCAGTACGCCAACGTCATACCTCAg GATATGATTTATTTGCAGTTGACTGCTCAAATGCAGGCCATGCAATTAGGCACCGGTTCATACATCTCACAACCATACTCGTACTATCCGTCACATGTCATCCATACCGTACCAATGGGTGACTCCGAACACACATCTAATGCGGCTAGTCCCGAAGATCCATATCAGGCATACCCGCCTGCACCACCTAaataa
- the shep gene encoding protein alan shepard isoform X5: protein MNSNGGGGGARTASFGGVKGGGGGGAPMATQHQTTGAYRQWGGVGGGHQHGHPTTGSTTYYQRYPVSQTATAASTPASAVTQQQQQQASYTPSTTTTYNSSNSYGNQRVPTATSPSNTSSSSSHTGSQSGTVSTSVSNNMPNNTNSSPNSSSGSEQLSKTNLYIRGLNPTTTDKDLVNMCQQFGTIISTKAILDKTTNKCKGYGFVDFESPSAAEGAVKALTANNIQAQMAKVGIWYHQRRQATQQEQDPTNLYIANLPSHFKESDLDNLLSKYGQVISTRILRDSMGISKGVGFARMENKDKCEQIITIFNGNTLTGCKEPLLVKFADGGNKKKNMYKNNENAKMWRDGTEGMAVAGYDPNTLAQNGVAAQHMIPAAISNFRAPYGQYAGYAPGAQWVPQYVMPAPMPTVDDSYNIPGHMAPYKSDGQGPRGIPMMLPSPEAAVQYANVIPQDMIYLQLTAQMQAMQLGTGSYISQPYSYYPSHVIHTVPMGDSEHTSNAASPEDPYQAYPPAPPK from the exons ATG AATAGTAACGGAGGCGGCGGCGGAGCGAGGACAGCGTCGTTCGGCGGCGTGAAGGGCGGCGGTGGTGGCGGTGCGCCCATGGCCACCCAGCACCAAACAACGGGGGCCTACCGCCAGTGGGGCGGCGTCGGCGGCGGCCACCAGCACGGCCATCCAACAACAGGAAGCACCACTTACTACCAGAGATATCCGGTGAGTCAAACGGCGACCGCAGCTTCGACGCCGGCTTCGGCCGTCACACAACAGCAACAACAGCAGGCCTCCTACACACCTTCAACCACCACCACCTACAATTCGTCGAATTCG TACGGAAATCAGAGAGTGCCAACGGCCACGTCGCCATCGAACACGAGTAGCTCTAGTAGCCACACGGGCAGTCAAAGCGGCACTGTATCCACTTCTGTTAGTAACAACATGCCCAACAATACGAACTCATCGCCAAACAGTTCTTCCGGGTCAGAACAACTCTCCAAAACGAATTTGTACATAAGAGGACTGAATCCGACCACCACTGACAAGGATCTTGTCAACATGTGCCAGCA gttcGGTACCATTATATCCACCAAAGCCATATTGGACAAGACGACAAATAAATGTAAAG GTTATGGATTTGTTGATTTTGAAAGTCCGTCAGCAGCAGAGGGTGCAGTCAAGGCTCTTACTGCAAATAACATTCAGGCTCAAATGGCGAAAGTGGGTATATGGTATCATCAGCGTAGACAAGCCACT CAACAAGAGCAAGACCCCACAAATTTGTACATAGCTAATCTGCCCTCTCATTTTAAAGAATCAGACTTGGACAATCTGTTGTCGAAATACGGTCAAGTGATATCGACGAGGATTCTTCGCGATTCGATGGGAATTTCGAAAGGTGTCGGTTTTGCACGCATGGAAAACAAAGATAAATGCGAGCAAATTATAACGATATTTAATGGAAATACGTTGACCGGTTGTAAAGAACCCCTTTTGGTCAAGTTTGCCGACGGTGGTAACAAGAAGAAAAATATGTATAAGAATAACGAAAATGCGAAAATGTGGCGCGATGGGACTGAAGGAATGGCCGTTGCTGGATATGATCCTAATACGTTGGCGCAAAACGGCGTCGCGGCGCAACATATGATACCGGCGGCTATATCGAACTTTAGGGCACCCTACGGACAG TACGCCGGCTACGCCCCCGGTGCCCAGTGGGTGCCCCAATACGTAATGCCGGCCCCAATGCCCACCGTGGACGACAGCTACAACATCCCTGGCCATATGGCGCCGTACAAGAGCGACGGTCAAGGTCCTCGAGGCATCCCAATGATGTTACCGTCACCGGAGGCGGCCGTTCAGTACGCCAACGTCATACCTCAg GATATGATTTATTTGCAGTTGACTGCTCAAATGCAGGCCATGCAATTAGGCACCGGTTCATACATCTCACAACCATACTCGTACTATCCGTCACATGTCATCCATACCGTACCAATGGGTGACTCCGAACACACATCTAATGCGGCTAGTCCCGAAGATCCATATCAGGCATACCCGCCTGCACCACCTAaataa
- the shep gene encoding protein alan shepard isoform X3 produces MLDPLFDFSFMENSNGGGGGARTASFGGVKGGGGGGAPMATQHQTTGAYRQWGGVGGGHQHGHPTTGSTTYYQRYPVSQTATAASTPASAVTQQQQQQASYTPSTTTTYNSSNSYGNQRVPTATSPSNTSSSSSHTGSQSGTVSTSVSNNMPNNTNSSPNSSSGSEQLSKTNLYIRGLNPTTTDKDLVNMCQQFGTIISTKAILDKTTNKCKGYGFVDFESPSAAEGAVKALTANNIQAQMAKVGIWYHQRRQATQQEQDPTNLYIANLPSHFKESDLDNLLSKYGQVISTRILRDSMGISKGVGFARMENKDKCEQIITIFNGNTLTGCKEPLLVKFADGGNKKKNMYKNNENAKMWRDGTEGMAVAGYDPNTLAQNGVAAQHMIPAAISNFRAPYGQYAGYAPGAQWVPQYVMPAPMPTVDDSYNIPGHMAPYKSDGQGPRGIPMMLPSPEAAVQYANVIPQDMIYLQLTAQMQAMQLGTGSYISQPYSYYPSHVIHTVPMGDSEHTSNAASPEDPYQAYPPAPPK; encoded by the exons ATGTTGGACCCTCTATTTGATTTTTCCTTTATGGAG AATAGTAACGGAGGCGGCGGCGGAGCGAGGACAGCGTCGTTCGGCGGCGTGAAGGGCGGCGGTGGTGGCGGTGCGCCCATGGCCACCCAGCACCAAACAACGGGGGCCTACCGCCAGTGGGGCGGCGTCGGCGGCGGCCACCAGCACGGCCATCCAACAACAGGAAGCACCACTTACTACCAGAGATATCCGGTGAGTCAAACGGCGACCGCAGCTTCGACGCCGGCTTCGGCCGTCACACAACAGCAACAACAGCAGGCCTCCTACACACCTTCAACCACCACCACCTACAATTCGTCGAATTCG TACGGAAATCAGAGAGTGCCAACGGCCACGTCGCCATCGAACACGAGTAGCTCTAGTAGCCACACGGGCAGTCAAAGCGGCACTGTATCCACTTCTGTTAGTAACAACATGCCCAACAATACGAACTCATCGCCAAACAGTTCTTCCGGGTCAGAACAACTCTCCAAAACGAATTTGTACATAAGAGGACTGAATCCGACCACCACTGACAAGGATCTTGTCAACATGTGCCAGCA gttcGGTACCATTATATCCACCAAAGCCATATTGGACAAGACGACAAATAAATGTAAAG GTTATGGATTTGTTGATTTTGAAAGTCCGTCAGCAGCAGAGGGTGCAGTCAAGGCTCTTACTGCAAATAACATTCAGGCTCAAATGGCGAAAGTGGGTATATGGTATCATCAGCGTAGACAAGCCACT CAACAAGAGCAAGACCCCACAAATTTGTACATAGCTAATCTGCCCTCTCATTTTAAAGAATCAGACTTGGACAATCTGTTGTCGAAATACGGTCAAGTGATATCGACGAGGATTCTTCGCGATTCGATGGGAATTTCGAAAGGTGTCGGTTTTGCACGCATGGAAAACAAAGATAAATGCGAGCAAATTATAACGATATTTAATGGAAATACGTTGACCGGTTGTAAAGAACCCCTTTTGGTCAAGTTTGCCGACGGTGGTAACAAGAAGAAAAATATGTATAAGAATAACGAAAATGCGAAAATGTGGCGCGATGGGACTGAAGGAATGGCCGTTGCTGGATATGATCCTAATACGTTGGCGCAAAACGGCGTCGCGGCGCAACATATGATACCGGCGGCTATATCGAACTTTAGGGCACCCTACGGACAG TACGCCGGCTACGCCCCCGGTGCCCAGTGGGTGCCCCAATACGTAATGCCGGCCCCAATGCCCACCGTGGACGACAGCTACAACATCCCTGGCCATATGGCGCCGTACAAGAGCGACGGTCAAGGTCCTCGAGGCATCCCAATGATGTTACCGTCACCGGAGGCGGCCGTTCAGTACGCCAACGTCATACCTCAg GATATGATTTATTTGCAGTTGACTGCTCAAATGCAGGCCATGCAATTAGGCACCGGTTCATACATCTCACAACCATACTCGTACTATCCGTCACATGTCATCCATACCGTACCAATGGGTGACTCCGAACACACATCTAATGCGGCTAGTCCCGAAGATCCATATCAGGCATACCCGCCTGCACCACCTAaataa
- the shep gene encoding protein alan shepard isoform X6, whose translation MATQHQTTGAYRQWGGVGGGHQHGHPTTGSTTYYQRYPVSQTATAASTPASAVTQQQQQQASYTPSTTTTYNSSNSYGNQRVPTATSPSNTSSSSSHTGSQSGTVSTSVSNNMPNNTNSSPNSSSGSEQLSKTNLYIRGLNPTTTDKDLVNMCQQFGTIISTKAILDKTTNKCKGYGFVDFESPSAAEGAVKALTANNIQAQMAKVGIWYHQRRQATQQEQDPTNLYIANLPSHFKESDLDNLLSKYGQVISTRILRDSMGISKGVGFARMENKDKCEQIITIFNGNTLTGCKEPLLVKFADGGNKKKNMYKNNENAKMWRDGTEGMAVAGYDPNTLAQNGVAAQHMIPAAISNFRAPYGQYAGYAPGAQWVPQYVMPAPMPTVDDSYNIPGHMAPYKSDGQGPRGIPMMLPSPEAAVQYANVIPQDMIYLQLTAQMQAMQLGTGSYISQPYSYYPSHVIHTVPMGDSEHTSNAASPEDPYQAYPPAPPK comes from the exons ATGGCCACCCAGCACCAAACAACGGGGGCCTACCGCCAGTGGGGCGGCGTCGGCGGCGGCCACCAGCACGGCCATCCAACAACAGGAAGCACCACTTACTACCAGAGATATCCGGTGAGTCAAACGGCGACCGCAGCTTCGACGCCGGCTTCGGCCGTCACACAACAGCAACAACAGCAGGCCTCCTACACACCTTCAACCACCACCACCTACAATTCGTCGAATTCG TACGGAAATCAGAGAGTGCCAACGGCCACGTCGCCATCGAACACGAGTAGCTCTAGTAGCCACACGGGCAGTCAAAGCGGCACTGTATCCACTTCTGTTAGTAACAACATGCCCAACAATACGAACTCATCGCCAAACAGTTCTTCCGGGTCAGAACAACTCTCCAAAACGAATTTGTACATAAGAGGACTGAATCCGACCACCACTGACAAGGATCTTGTCAACATGTGCCAGCA gttcGGTACCATTATATCCACCAAAGCCATATTGGACAAGACGACAAATAAATGTAAAG GTTATGGATTTGTTGATTTTGAAAGTCCGTCAGCAGCAGAGGGTGCAGTCAAGGCTCTTACTGCAAATAACATTCAGGCTCAAATGGCGAAAGTGGGTATATGGTATCATCAGCGTAGACAAGCCACT CAACAAGAGCAAGACCCCACAAATTTGTACATAGCTAATCTGCCCTCTCATTTTAAAGAATCAGACTTGGACAATCTGTTGTCGAAATACGGTCAAGTGATATCGACGAGGATTCTTCGCGATTCGATGGGAATTTCGAAAGGTGTCGGTTTTGCACGCATGGAAAACAAAGATAAATGCGAGCAAATTATAACGATATTTAATGGAAATACGTTGACCGGTTGTAAAGAACCCCTTTTGGTCAAGTTTGCCGACGGTGGTAACAAGAAGAAAAATATGTATAAGAATAACGAAAATGCGAAAATGTGGCGCGATGGGACTGAAGGAATGGCCGTTGCTGGATATGATCCTAATACGTTGGCGCAAAACGGCGTCGCGGCGCAACATATGATACCGGCGGCTATATCGAACTTTAGGGCACCCTACGGACAG TACGCCGGCTACGCCCCCGGTGCCCAGTGGGTGCCCCAATACGTAATGCCGGCCCCAATGCCCACCGTGGACGACAGCTACAACATCCCTGGCCATATGGCGCCGTACAAGAGCGACGGTCAAGGTCCTCGAGGCATCCCAATGATGTTACCGTCACCGGAGGCGGCCGTTCAGTACGCCAACGTCATACCTCAg GATATGATTTATTTGCAGTTGACTGCTCAAATGCAGGCCATGCAATTAGGCACCGGTTCATACATCTCACAACCATACTCGTACTATCCGTCACATGTCATCCATACCGTACCAATGGGTGACTCCGAACACACATCTAATGCGGCTAGTCCCGAAGATCCATATCAGGCATACCCGCCTGCACCACCTAaataa